The proteins below come from a single Triticum aestivum cultivar Chinese Spring chromosome 5D, IWGSC CS RefSeq v2.1, whole genome shotgun sequence genomic window:
- the LOC123125104 gene encoding 4-hydroxyphenylacetaldehyde oxime monooxygenase-like, whose protein sequence is MDISLPLLLVGILIPVVSYLLVTKRSAEEGRLKLPPGPKRVPVLGNLHQLGPLPHRNLRDLAGRHGSVMLLRLGAVTTVVVSSAAAARDVMKAHDADCCSRPASPGPARLSYGRKSVSFSPYGAYWRDMRGLFAAELLGARGVGAAWAARREQVDRLMAALGDAAGPVSLDDHVFRVADGVIATVAYGSVYGAEAFAGKYERFQHVLQEAVDMSASFSAEDFFPNAAGRLLDRLAGIVARRERIFRDLDGFFEEVLEQHLDPARRRPESGGGDLVDALVRICEEHGFTRDHVKAVLLDAFIGGVDTSSVTILWAMSELIRKPQVLKKAQEEIRAAVTGNEQRVQPDDLPKLTYLKMVVKETLRLHPPITLLLPRETLRRVEIGGYDVPAGSRVLVNAWAIGRDPASWGQDAEEFEPERFEAGGRHGKVDFRGAHLELMPFGAGRRMCPALAMGVANVEFTLANMLYGFEWELPEGTLAEKVSMEEAGRLTFHRKTPLVLVPTPYVV, encoded by the coding sequence ATGGATATCTCACTACCCCTCCTCCTAGTCGGCATCCTCATCCCCGTCGTCTCGTACCTGCTGGTGACGAAGCGCAGCGCCGAGGAAGGGCGGCTGAAGCTGCCGCCGGGCCCGAAGCGGGTGCCGGTGCTCGGCAACCTGCACCAACTGGGCCCTCTACCGCATCGCAACCTGCGCGACCTGGCCGGGCGGCACGGCTCCGTCATGCTACTCCGCCTCGGCGCGGTGACGACGGTGGTGGTCTCGTCCGCGGCTGCGGCGCGCGACGTCATGAAGGCCCACGACGCCGACTGTTGCAGCCGCCCCGCGTCGCCGGGCCCCGCGCGCCTCTCCTACGGGCGCAAGAGCGTCTCCTTCTCGCCATACGGCGCCTACTGGCGCGACATGCGCGGACTCTTCGCCGCGGAGCTCCTCGGCGCGCGCGGCGTCGGAGCCGCCTGGGCCGCACGGCGGGAGCAGGTGGACAGGCTCATGGCCGCCCTGGGCGACGCTGCGGGGCCGGTGTCGTTGGACGACCACGTGTTCCGTGTCGCCGACGGCGTCATCGCCACGGTGGCGTACGGGAGCGTGTACGGCGCGGAGGCGTTCGCGGGCAAGTACGAGCGGTTCCAGCACGTGCTACAGGAGGCCGTGGACATGTCGGCCAGCTTCTCCGCCGAGGACTTCTTCCCCAacgccgccggccgcctcctcgACCGGCTCGCCGGCATCGTCGCGCGCCGGGAGAGGATCTTCAGAGACCTCGACGGCTTCTTCGAGGAAGTGCTGGAGCAGCATCTAGACCCCGCGCGCCGCAGGccggagagcggcggcggcgacctGGTGGATGCCCTCGTCAGAATCTGCGAGGAGCACGGCTTCACGAGGGACCACGTCAAGGCTGTCCTCCTGGACGCGTTCATCGGCGGCGTCGACACGAGCTCTGTGACGATCCTGTGGGCGATGTCGGAGCTGATCCGGAAGCCGCAGGTGCTGAAGAAAGCGCAGGAGGAGATCAGGGCCGCGGTCACCGGCAACGAGCAGCGGGTGCAGCCGGACGACCTGCCGAAGCTGACCTACCTAAAGATGGTCGTCAAAGAGACCCTGCGGCTGCACCCGCCGATTACGCTGCTTCTGCCGCGGGAGACGCTGCGGCGGGTGGAGATCGGCGGCTACGACGTGCCGGCGGGGTCGCGGGTGCTCGTGAACGCGTGGGCCATCGGGAGGGACCCCGCGAGCTGGGGGCAGGACGCGGAGGAGTTCGAGCCGGAGAGGTTCGAGGCCGGCGGGAGGCACGGCAAGGTGGACTTCCGCGGCGCTCACTTGGAGCTGATGCCGTTCGGCGCCGGCCGGCGAATGTGCCCCGCACTGGCCATGGGGGTGGCGAACGTGGAGTTCACGTTGGCCAACATGCTGTACGGCTTCGAGTGGGAGCTGCCGGAGGGGACGTTGGCCGAGAAGGTGAGCATGGAGGAGGCCGGTAGGCTGACCTTCCACCGCAAGACGCCGCTGGTGCTCGTGCCTACCCCATACGTAGTGTGA
- the LOC123125103 gene encoding uncharacterized protein — protein sequence MGSAALSSVVRMMMRKLSGQHIEEERDASIICHVHHTLRHYSATNPGSNFVPVKPLMAAYVGFQSHIWAHVSFVARRKKNASRKRRRNQANDTDKTFFAELRYSHHHSGAPTVEACAIIEKSSSHSHLKTACAFCPKSFYILQTKGGVSHISRTCLSCCKHAPRPAEKARRMRQPQRSRRMRMRRRRSIVAP from the exons ATGGGGTCCGCAGCACTGTCGTCGGTGGTGCGGATGATGATGAGGAAGCTTAGCGGTCAGCACATCGAAGA GGAGCGCGACGCCTCCATCATCTGCCACGTCCACCACACCCTCCGCCACTACAGCGCCACCAACCCAGGCTCGAATTTCGTCCCCGTCAAGCCTCTCATGGCCGCGTACGTGGGTTTCCAAAGCCACATCTGGGCCCACGTCAGCTTCGTGGCTCGCAGGAAGAAGAACGCCAGCAGGAAACGGAGGCGCAACCAGGCCAACGACACGGACAAGACCTTCTTTGCCGAGCTGCGCTATAGCCACCACCACTCCGGCGCGCCGACCGTCGAAGCATGTGCCATCATCG AGAAGTCATCAAGCCACAGCCACTTGAAAACCGCGTGTGCATTTTGCCCCAAGAGCTTTTATATTTTGCAAACAAAGGGCGGGGTTTCACACATTTCACGAACCTGCTTGAGTTGCTGTAAACATGCCCCACGGCCAGCGGAGAAGGCAAGGAGGATGCGGCAGCCCCAAAGGAGcaggaggatgaggatgaggaggaggaggagcatagTAGCACCCTAA